DNA sequence from the Vicia villosa cultivar HV-30 ecotype Madison, WI linkage group LG3, Vvil1.0, whole genome shotgun sequence genome:
CAGCAGTTTTACAGCCTATTTGATAAGCTATATCAGACTGATCCATCTACAATTCCAAGCTAAGCTCAATAACACAATTGGTTGCTTCAATTTTCTATTCTCTATTCTTTTTCATGATGAACTCAATGTTCTAAGTTTCTAACATTTACTATGAAGTGAAACTAATAAaagtcaaaaataaaatgaacaaaaagaGGTATACTAtgaaacaatatatatttttgttatgattTGGACAAGAAATAGGAGTTGCAGTAACTAGAATCAACAAAAATGTATATGTAGTACAGAGAATCAACCGAGATGATGTTCATCTTCATCCGTGTCTCTTGATCTCCTTTGACTTTTTGTCTCATTTTTTATTCCACTTGCTTCTACTTCTACTTCTTTATCTGTTTCTTTTTCCTTGAGTGAACTTTTACTTCGTAATGCGGAAAGTATCCTTAACTTCTTTTGTATTTGATGTCACAAACTGCAATGATGTATTAAGGATAAAGTTAAGAATTCATGAAAGGGTGATTGAGGTTGGAATATATAAGTATATAAATACTAACCTCCAAGTTTAACTCATTTTTAGTAGCATGTCCTCTTAAATAACCAAACTCTGAAATTCTTTTAAGACTCCAGCTCTCAGCCTGCCAACGCAACAGAACAAACAAATCATAAGCATAACCATAACTCTTGATGAATACATATGTATAAAAACGAACTTGATGAACGGAAAATTAGTTACATCGTCTGGGAATTTGTCTAAGGTGAATCCAGCCATGCCAATGATAGCATGAACAGGAGCACTGTAATTTCTGTTATCATAAGTGTCTACTCCCTTTTGATCTTTTATAGGCATGACTTTGCACTCATTCTGATAGACAGAACAAGTTCTTTCATAATTATGCACATGGCCAAAAAGTGCTAAGTCAACCTGCTTCATGCTCACAACACACAAGTTAGCTTCTTATACAAGGCACTGTAAGCAACATAATTCTGAGGAGTTTGATTTTCTTGCCTTATTCTCCAATAGCAATGGCTCCACAGCtttaataaaattttgatctttAAGTAAAAATCCTCCGCGTCTGGAAGTGTACATTGGTCTATGTctgtaattatataaaaaaatgctCAATTTATATTGTGAAGTTGAGAGCATTATTTCCAAAACCAAACCGGATAGTTCAGCCGTTTGAATCTTTAACCAAACTTTACTACCATTTAGGTTATTTTGACAGTTTGGTCGCGATTTTATCCCAGTTTCAGTGGTTTAAGTCAATTGAACCATGATTTAGAAGTTATGCCGGTTTGATGTCAGTTGAGAAACCACAAAATCTAAAAATGTACGTAAATCACTTACGCCATGAAGATTAACCAAGGAGTATGTTGTCTATTAACTAATGCCATATCCTTTTTCATCCATTCATACTGCAATGCGAATATTACATATATGTATCTcaatcatttaattaaattagaactataagaaataaaaaataattatttatctcATTTACCTGTTCAGAATCTATGGACCAGTCATGTTCAGTGGATATTACTGTAAAATGCACACTTGCTTGTTCAATAGAGTACCAAGGTTTATCCTTTGCAGAAGTTGGCATTGGAAAATATGTTTCGTAAGGTACTCCACATTCACCCCCAGAGTCAGGTGTTTGATAAACTGAACCAGAATTTACATAATCCCTTAATTTAAATAAGAACAATTTTGTTAGAAAAACAATCGGTATAAAAGAttaaagataaaagaaaataaaagacaatGATCACAATTAATGTGAGAGCAAACAATACCTCTCATGGTTCCCGATTGCTGTCATGTAAGAAACTCTTGAAGCTACTGGACTAATAAGGTTCATGAAGAAATCCCATTCTGCTAGAAAACCAGTTGCATAACTTATGTCTCCAATGTGAAAAACCGAGTTTACATTGTTGGAATCCACTTCATTAGCTATAGCTTTGATAACTGATAAAGCTCCAGGCTACATGAAAAACAAGATCAAGCTGGTCAATACATATATCGGTACAATGTTGTTGGTGATAACTGATAACTTACATCAATATGCAGTTCAATTCTAAatgtaatttaatttgaattcaatATCAATTTACCTGAATGTAATGTTCTTTTGAAGCGTCGAGAGGGGTCTTTCCCATATCACCAAATGCAACAAATCTGAGCTCATCTGATCCTCTAGAAGGTGgatttgaaaatttgatttgttcACTCCAACCAACAGAGTTACTAGACCATCATTAGAACAAAGTCACAATTTCTTGCAATACTTTGGGCTGATATACAAATATTTGCAATTAAGGTGTACTGATACATACCTTCCATATCTGTAGGAGTAGGTAGTTGATGGGTTGAGTCCTGTCATGATTGCTGAGTGGATATATCCGGGGTCATGCCAACCAAAATCCTTAGCAGGACTTGGCACTACTGAACCTGGAAATATTCCTGGTGAATTAACAGTACTGATACTTGAAAAAGACATATTTCTGAGCATAAAAGCGTTAAGTATTACTCACTGCACATATCATCTTTTGAAAAAGTAGTAACTTCTGAAGTAACAGTTTTCCCATCTCCATATTGGATTTGTTGAGGTTCCTTGTCTCCACTAACCCATGTCAATCTCATCTACAATATGAATCATCAGTTAGTTTCACACACTTAAGGATGAAAATGATTCATTCAAAGCATAGTTAGACTTATAGTTATTGTGCTTACTGATGTTGCAGTTGAATCAATGTTTGAGAGATGTCCATAAAGTGGCTTCTTAGGATTAGCAAAACTCAAAGGTGTGGACCTTCCAACAAGGCAAGGGTTGAGAAACCCACCAGTGAAAAACACAAACTCAATGTCAGTTCTAATGTTGATAACATGAAACTTTATGGAACCACTACAAGTTGTCACACTGCATTTCCCATCTTGTTCTTCCTTGCATTCATTGTTTTTACAGCTCAAATAATCTGGATCACTTGATAAGTATTGTGCctacattttttaaattaattaatcatttgATGACAAAACTTTATTCTTGAATATAAgatttttgtaaaaattattatgtatttattatttcattttaaaataattttttaaatttatattattaagtaTCTTGGAATATAAAAAATTTACATTATTTACATACATGTTCAaatgatattatatatatatatatatatatatatatatatatatatatatatatatatatatatatatatatatatatatatatatatatatgaggaataTTCTTACTCgaagagtaagttatcaaaacTTACTCTTCATCATgatcattgattcttctcaatctaatggttaaagttaatgagtattatttttctctcttcacatttaattacttattaattttaaccattaaattaaaaagaatcaatggtcatgatgaggaataaatcttgataacttactcttgaagTAAGAATacccctccttatatatatatatatatatatatatatatatatatatatatatatatatatatatatatatatatatatatatatatatatatatatatatatatatatatatatatatatatatatatatatatatatatatatatatatatatatatatatatatatatatatatatatattttaaatattgaaaGACATTATTCATTGAATGTTGCTAAACAATGAAAAAATGGGAAGATTATAACTAGTTAATTTGAATGCATGTACAATATTGTGTTCATGAATCCTCGTATTaatcttaataaaaaaaaaaacttaccttGACAGGATAGTGGCAGAGTAGAGGAAGTTGTGCAGTATCACCTGTTTGTAGATAATAAAATCCATTGAGCAAACAAGTTTCAACACTGCATATATTCAATAAACATAATTAATTTACATTAGCAATGCTTTTGATATACAATCATATCATgtatatcatttaatttaattattactttGAATTTGAAGGTGAGATCATAGCCACCCAATCGCCATCCTTCGGTTCCAAAACCCCGGTGACCGTTACGGTGACAAACTGGTCATCCAACAAGCTTGAATTTGAGCTGACATTGATCTTAACATAATTACTTGAACAGTCCTTCAAAATTCTTCTATTTATCAATCTAAAATCTGATACTGTAGTGTAATTGTTGTGTAAGGTTTTAGAGTGTTTAACCACAAGGTCTAAAGTTGAGGACATTGAAGGAGTAAGGAAGAAAATGAGCATAATGGATACATGTTTCAGAACCCAATTTGAGGATTCCatgagtgaagaagatgaagtaatTTAGGCCAAAGTTTTTTACGTGATTAGTTTATTTCTTAGGATATGGCAAAGTGAGAGGTATATAATATATACATAAAAATAATCTTTTTGACTGAATTGTATTTatgactttttcttttaattgtttataaaattggtttttctattttaaaattttaaaaagtataaCTCTTGGTCGAATATGATagtaaatcaaataattaaaatgtattttaatattgtGCAAAAAATATGGTATGATAAGGAAATATAATATTTATGGACATGTagaattttcctttttgtaaatTTTCCATGAATAAGTTAAGTTAACAATTGAAAAAATGTATCATTAATTTTATTTGGTGccatgaaaataatttttttatattttttttgtcaactattatttatataaaaataattaaattaataagtgataaatcaataatagtttttaaaaaattgataaaatgaagtattttctaaaattaaatcaaaaagcCATTCAGTCAAACCAAAGAtgtaattagttttattttcagCAATCGTTATTTACATTCAGTTAAAGAAAATATGAGTCAAAAAATttgtattatataaaattaaaaataaattattatgataTTGAAGGAAATTTTGACCATAAAGTTagagttaatttttaaaaatcatatttaattaacaaatattaattttttttttgttatttagtaAAATTATTCCTTCTTCCtctaattagaaataaaaatcataaattttctcTCACTAActattaaaatcattttttttccttttttgtattGATTCTTTATAGGTGAAATCcacattttttaaatttattttattggttctctttatttatttttaacttttatcatatttttatcaaaaatcccatttttttttgtcttttttgtattcgttctttttaaattttattaaaaatatttttataatattgaattagaaaaaaattagcaaaataatattcatgttttttctttttcttattgttTCTCATTTATTCTTAATTATATGCTTTTATAAAagctaatatataaaaaaacaaagttttttttatcattagtaatttaaattcaatttttcaGATTTTAACTAAGCATATAATTCTTTTAAAGTATTTTCTGATATTATTAAAGCCAAAACTGTTCACACAgcatattcaaataaaatttcaGCAAATTGCATGTACTTCACAAAACATTCATAAAATTTGTGTGCCACTTATGATGGTCTTCTTTTGATATGATATATTTCTTACTTAGCAAAATTGAGAGTAttgcattaaaaaaatataatttgttagttaaatatgattttctttttaaattaacTTTAACTTTATGTTCAAAATTTCcttcaatatatattttttttgaataagtaAAGAAATCATTGAAGCTCGCGTATTGCTGCAACTAATGTCTTGTACTCAACTTCACTTGAAGACTTTGACATAGTCAACTTTTTTTATCCTTTATGAAATAAGAGATCTTTCTAAAAAAAAAGCATTGACCTAAAACAAGTCTTATATAACCTAGACATCCAGCCCAATCAGCATTTGAATAGCCTTGCAACTTGACTTGTGAGTTCCTTGGCGAGAAAATCCTTATCCTAGGGCATGACTTCAAATGTTTTCGAACACGAGTGGTAGCATGAAAATAATTTGTGGTTGAAGCAAACAAGAACTAGAGTAGTTGTTGTGTGCAAAATGTGATTTAAGGCCTATtagaattaatatataaaagtgtTGGacaaatgagagagagagagagagagagagagagagagagagagagagagagagagagagagagagagagagagagagagagagagagagagagagagagagagagagagagagagagagagagagagagagagtgtgtgtatgtgagagagagagagagagagagagagagagtgtgtatGTAACAcctcagactgctttcgggataaTTGACTgatcccacaaaccaacacgagtggagttcttatggaacgggctaccggaaagaagatgcatcttgttggtataggtagtacccataaatccttataagctttccttcaaccatgcagtctcatacctgcacaaccttaggattcctctcattccgatgtggcgaccacccttgcccttgtcggcctcaggtgttacatgcggtgcaaccacccctctccttcttcggcctcgggtgttacatgcccaccagcttccgcatggttcgtcctcaaACCACATTTGCTTTCGGGAGGattgactgaccccacaaaccaacacgagtcttttcagcatgctttgacctaactcgcacgctttccgagaAATGTCCctaaaggtcacccatcccagaattgctccaagtcaagaacgcttaactgtggagttcttatggaacacgctaccgaaaagaagatgcatcttgttagtataggtagtacccatcaatcctcataagctttccttcaaccatgcggTCCCATTCCTGCACAGCCTTAGGATTCCTCttattccgatgtggcgaccaaccTTGCCCTCTTCGGCCTCAAGTGTTACATGTGGTGCAAcgacccctcgccttcttcggcctcgggtgttataGAAAGAAAGATATGAGGGGGTTGAGTCGTGGAGGTTAAAAACGGTGTCCAATTATAACGACTATACTTCAAACTAAACACTATATTTTACACTAGGACAATTAAATAACCAAATAGAGCTTTTACGTGCAGTTGAGCTCATGAACCAAATGAAGATATTAACACATGATCTCATGAACCAAACTAGAACTTTTACAGTTGTTGAGCTCACAAACCAAAAAAAGATTTTAACTAGCTAACCTCAAACACACCTTTTTACCGGCTTAGCTtaagaataaaaaaaacaatttcctTAGAAGATATTACACAAGTGAAAAAAAACTCTTTtgaattatttacaaaaattcTCATAATACCAGAACAATAAAAGTCTAACACATATTTTTTATTCTCCAAGCATTAAGTCAAtttagtgaaaaagaaaaaaaagaaatggagACAAAGTAGAAAGTGATAAAGTATTATAGAAATTAATTTTCTAGTGTGTTTTGAAATGAGGAGAAGTTATATGTTTATAGGAGAAAAAATAGGCTCAAAAAGGAAAAAGATTATTGGGCCTTTAAATGATCTAATCGATTAAGCTATAGGGTTAATCGATTAGAGACTTCAAAATTATGGCAACTCTTATTCCCCAAAAGGAGACCTCACAATGCATATGAATCTTAATCGATGATGAGTATTCTTAATCAATTAAAAAGTTTTCTCTTACCATGATCAATTAGATTAAGTCCCTAGGCAGTGTACAAATAATTCCTAAAGGATCAAGAATGCTCTTAGTCAATCTCACAAGTACCTTGATGGTTCTTTTATAGGTTTTAAGGTGTTTTATAAAATTCACAtaggtttaaaatatttttaggtgaGTGTGTGCATTGCCTTAGTAATGTATGAAATCCTCTATTATATTTACAATATTATGATCACTCAGACACAGATTAggtgagctttcacacttccCTTCTATCTAAACTTTGACACTTCAATATCCCTTACTTGGTTCATCACTTCATATGGAACTTAGCTTCTTCTAACTAATGAGTTTTCATATATCTTCTTGATATACATCATCATTAGAGATTTCTTGACTAGCGATTATCATGGACTCCATTGAATGCTGCTTGACATTAATAATGGTATTGACATCTTGATCTCACCAAAAAAAACATCTTAATCTTGAGATAACATCTTGATCATTAGTTGACTGATGAAGACATCACATCATAGAGTTGTCATCATTAAAACAATCGTAAACATCTGATGGTTGCATATAGTTGTACCTGCAAATATACTGAGGTTTAAAACATTTTTAGGTGAATATGTGCATTACCTTAGTAATATAAGAATACTTTAAGCACCTTATTAACATTATTGATGAACTTACCATTAGGTTCATGGTTAGCCCGCTTAACACCATAGGTTAGGAGATCAACCTGTAAAATCAGGAGGTTATTGGTTATCCTGTGAAACCAAATGGAGCTCAGTTATTTTACGGAGAGAAGATTAATCACTTCAATCTACAATTGGGAAGGAAGCTTTGCCACTTCGATCTCAGCAATTTCTATGGAAAATATGCATATGATCATATCTTCTGTTTTGTATATCTTGTATAACGGGGTTCGTGAGCTTtacctactaaaagctctcaagtatATAATGGAAACTCTCAAGATAAATTGTTGAGGAGTGGAGTAGGTCTTTTATTTTGACTGAACCTCCATAAATCttagtgttcttcttcttcccttaaaCTCTTTAAATTCTGCATgttatatcaatatttatttttcGCTGCTTAGATATAGAAACATATTTTCAAACTCTTACTTCAATCTCGAAGAGTTTTCAATACCATTTTTTTcaaaccacacaattcacccccccccccccccttgtgTGTAAAGTCTTGAGTccaacaagtggcatcagagcCTAACTCTTGTTTAAGGACTATTTGTCTCAGGAGAAAGATGAATTCTAACACAAGATAATTCCTTAAAACTCACCATCGCCTTTTGAAAATTTAATCTTTCTTTTATATACATGATTTTTCTTTAAAAGAATATTTTCTCTTTAGAAACTTAGTCATTTGTCTATTTTACCCTAATCATCAAGTTAATGATGAAAAAGTGGAAAAACCTTATTCTATCTATgaaccaaaaaagaaaagaaactttttaaatttaaaatttaaatctttTTGATGTTTATCATTTCAAAACCGCCAAGGAAATGTAGGA
Encoded proteins:
- the LOC131656809 gene encoding probable inactive purple acid phosphatase 27, which gives rise to MESSNWVLKHVSIMLIFFLTPSMSSTLDLVVKHSKTLHNNYTTVSDFRLINRRILKDCSSNYVKINVSSNSSLLDDQFVTVTVTGVLEPKDGDWVAMISPSNSNVETCLLNGFYYLQTGDTAQLPLLCHYPVKAQYLSSDPDYLSCKNNECKEEQDGKCSVTTCSGSIKFHVINIRTDIEFVFFTGGFLNPCLVGRSTPLSFANPKKPLYGHLSNIDSTATSMRLTWVSGDKEPQQIQYGDGKTVTSEVTTFSKDDMCSSVVPSPAKDFGWHDPGYIHSAIMTGLNPSTTYSYRYGSNSVGWSEQIKFSNPPSRGSDELRFVAFGDMGKTPLDASKEHYIQPGALSVIKAIANEVDSNNVNSVFHIGDISYATGFLAEWDFFMNLISPVASRVSYMTAIGNHERDYVNSGSVYQTPDSGGECGVPYETYFPMPTSAKDKPWYSIEQASVHFTVISTEHDWSIDSEQYEWMKKDMALVNRQHTPWLIFMAHRPMYTSRRGGFLLKDQNFIKAVEPLLLENKVDLALFGHVHNYERTCSVYQNECKVMPIKDQKGVDTYDNRNYSAPVHAIIGMAGFTLDKFPDDAESWSLKRISEFGYLRGHATKNELNLEFVTSNTKEVKDTFRITK